A single Agrococcus sp. ARC_14 DNA region contains:
- the mmsB gene encoding multiple monosaccharide ABC transporter permease: MTDRVNERRGFLAEFSMLFGKQGSLKEFGILGALIVIVLAFQFATSGTTLAPGNVINLVQSQSYILLLAIGMVMVIIAGHIDLSVGSVAAFASVVVAISMNDWGLPWGVSVLIGLGLGLLIGAWQGFWVAFVGVPAFIVTLAGMLMFRGLNQLVGQSRGIGVDPGFVEALAGYLPEIGPDTGYNNLTLLLGLAAIIAVVVFELRGRARRQRLGADVAPMWVLITRLALVSGVIVATALLFASGRPGTSFPLSGVLLVAFVLGYGFLTQRTTLGRHVYAVGGNRRAAELSGVRSRWIDFFVMANMSVLASVAGMMWIARSQAAGPADGNGWELDAIAAVFIGGAAVAGGIGTVAGSIIGGLVMAVLSNGLFAIGTGSDWIQVIKGLVLLIAVAIDVLNKRQGRFSIIALLQRGLTRGRDRDSLPTAS; the protein is encoded by the coding sequence ATGACCGATCGCGTGAACGAGCGCCGCGGCTTCCTTGCGGAGTTCAGCATGCTCTTCGGCAAGCAGGGCTCGCTGAAGGAGTTCGGCATCCTGGGCGCGCTCATCGTGATCGTGCTGGCGTTCCAGTTCGCCACGAGCGGCACCACGCTGGCGCCGGGCAACGTCATCAACCTCGTGCAGTCGCAGTCGTACATCCTGCTCCTCGCGATCGGCATGGTGATGGTGATCATCGCCGGGCACATCGACCTCTCGGTGGGCTCGGTCGCCGCGTTCGCGAGCGTGGTCGTCGCGATCTCGATGAACGACTGGGGGCTTCCCTGGGGCGTCAGCGTCCTGATCGGCCTGGGCCTCGGCCTCCTGATCGGCGCCTGGCAGGGCTTCTGGGTGGCCTTCGTGGGCGTGCCGGCGTTCATCGTGACGCTCGCGGGCATGCTCATGTTCCGCGGGCTCAACCAGCTCGTCGGCCAGTCGCGCGGCATCGGCGTCGACCCCGGCTTCGTCGAGGCGCTCGCCGGCTACCTGCCGGAGATCGGGCCAGACACCGGGTACAACAACCTCACGCTGCTGCTCGGCCTCGCCGCGATCATCGCGGTCGTGGTCTTCGAGCTGCGCGGCCGCGCGCGCCGCCAGCGGCTCGGCGCCGACGTCGCACCGATGTGGGTGCTCATCACCCGCCTCGCGCTGGTCTCCGGCGTGATCGTCGCCACCGCGCTGCTGTTCGCCAGCGGCCGCCCGGGCACGAGCTTCCCGCTGTCGGGCGTCCTGCTCGTCGCCTTCGTGCTCGGCTACGGCTTCCTGACCCAGCGCACGACGCTCGGCCGCCACGTCTACGCCGTGGGCGGCAACCGACGCGCTGCGGAGCTCTCGGGCGTGCGCTCGCGCTGGATCGACTTCTTCGTGATGGCCAACATGTCGGTGCTCGCCTCGGTCGCGGGCATGATGTGGATCGCCCGCTCGCAGGCAGCCGGCCCCGCTGACGGCAACGGCTGGGAGCTCGACGCCATCGCCGCTGTCTTCATCGGCGGCGCCGCGGTCGCGGGTGGCATCGGCACGGTGGCGGGCAGCATCATCGGCGGTCTCGTCATGGCCGTGCTCTCGAACGGCCTGTTCGCGATCGGCACCGGCTCCGACTGGATCCAGGTCATCAAGGGCCTCGTGCTGCTGATCGCCGTCGCGATCGACGTGCTCAACAAGCGGCAGGGCCGCTTCTCGATCATCGCGCTGCTGCAGCGCGGACTCACACGTGGGCGCGACAGGGACTCCCTGCCCACCGCATCCTGA
- a CDS encoding sugar-binding protein: protein MRKSTFVALAGIAAVSVALTGCGRADTGTDPEGEGAAPEAGFAADATIGVALPDRTSENWVLAGDLFTNGLEEAGFTGNVQYAGSSNSVGDQQQQIQSMISAGAEVIIVGASDTNQLATQLEAADAADITVIAYDRLIQNSELVDFYVAFDNFHVGELQAQSLLDGLAERYGDQEAWNIELFSGSADDSNSAVFFDGAMSVLQPKIDDGTLTVVTDQTTVQQTATEDWAAENAQNRMDTILQSSYQGQDLHGVLSPNDNLARAILTSVQNDGRDVPVVTGQDSEVESVQSIVAGAQYSTIYKDTRALVAAAIEMAQALQAGEEPTTTGTSDNGAMEVPANLLEPVIVTQTNAAEAYADNEDLAPLTEQ from the coding sequence ATGAGGAAGTCCACCTTCGTGGCGCTGGCCGGCATCGCCGCCGTCAGCGTCGCACTGACCGGCTGCGGCCGCGCAGACACCGGCACCGACCCCGAGGGCGAGGGCGCCGCACCCGAGGCCGGGTTCGCCGCTGACGCCACGATCGGCGTTGCCCTGCCCGACCGCACCAGCGAGAACTGGGTGCTGGCCGGCGACCTGTTCACCAACGGGCTCGAGGAGGCTGGCTTCACCGGCAACGTGCAGTACGCCGGCTCGTCGAACTCGGTTGGTGATCAGCAGCAGCAGATCCAGAGCATGATCTCCGCCGGTGCAGAGGTCATCATCGTGGGCGCCTCGGACACCAACCAGCTGGCGACCCAGCTCGAGGCCGCCGACGCCGCCGACATCACGGTGATCGCCTACGACCGCCTGATCCAGAACAGCGAGCTGGTCGACTTCTACGTCGCCTTCGACAACTTCCACGTCGGCGAGCTGCAGGCGCAGTCGCTGCTCGACGGGCTTGCGGAGCGCTACGGCGACCAGGAGGCCTGGAACATCGAGCTCTTCTCGGGCTCGGCTGACGACTCCAACTCGGCTGTCTTCTTCGACGGCGCCATGAGCGTGCTGCAGCCGAAGATCGACGACGGCACCCTGACGGTCGTCACCGACCAGACCACGGTGCAGCAGACGGCGACCGAGGACTGGGCGGCAGAGAACGCGCAGAACCGCATGGACACCATCCTGCAGAGCTCGTACCAGGGCCAGGACCTGCACGGCGTGCTGTCGCCGAACGACAACCTCGCTCGCGCGATCCTCACCTCGGTGCAGAACGACGGCCGCGACGTGCCGGTCGTGACGGGCCAGGACTCCGAGGTCGAGTCGGTCCAGTCGATCGTCGCCGGCGCGCAGTACTCCACCATCTACAAGGACACGCGTGCGCTCGTCGCCGCGGCCATCGAGATGGCGCAGGCGCTGCAGGCGGGCGAGGAGCCGACGACCACCGGCACCTCGGACAACGGTGCGATGGAGGTTCCCGCGAACCTGCTCGAGCCGGTCATCGTGACGCAGACGAACGCCGCTGAGGCCTACGCCGACAACGAGGATCTCGCGCCGCTCACCGAGCAGTAG
- a CDS encoding MGMT family protein gives MDARRELVIERVLRCVELVPEGRVASYGAIAAICGIGPREVGSIMRHWSDGLPWWRVTNHAGDFAGDLLERARPHWREEGIRVKPNGLGCRYADYAADMGELELRWLEATRDLSGPEADGTDDPRASDASDRPQT, from the coding sequence GTGGATGCGCGCAGAGAGCTGGTGATCGAGCGGGTGCTGCGCTGCGTCGAGCTGGTGCCCGAGGGGCGCGTCGCCTCCTACGGGGCGATCGCCGCGATCTGCGGCATCGGCCCGCGCGAGGTCGGCTCGATCATGCGGCACTGGTCGGATGGGCTGCCCTGGTGGCGCGTCACCAACCACGCGGGCGACTTCGCCGGCGACCTGCTCGAGCGCGCCCGCCCCCACTGGCGCGAGGAGGGCATCCGCGTCAAGCCCAACGGGCTCGGCTGCCGCTACGCCGACTACGCCGCCGACATGGGCGAGCTCGAGCTGCGGTGGCTCGAGGCGACCCGCGACCTGTCGGGGCCGGAGGCCGACGGCACCGACGACCCTCGCGCATCCGACGCATCCGATCGGCCGCAGACATGA
- a CDS encoding cystathionine beta-synthase, whose amino-acid sequence MRYAESIVDTIGDTPLVKLTKVTEGIAATVLAKVEYLNPGGSVKDRIASAMIDDAEAKGLLGPGGTIVEPTSGNTGVGLALVAQQKGYRCVFVCPDKVSEDKLATLRAYGAEVVVTPTSVAPDSPESYYGVANRLTEEIAGAYQPNQFFNPAAPAAHEATTGPEIWRDTDGLLTHFVAGIGTGGTITGTARFLKRASEGRVTVIGADPEGSIYSGGTGRPYLVEGVGEDMWPGNYDPSVVDVVSAVNDAASFAMTRRLAREEGLLVGGSSGMAVVAALRAAQQLPADAVVVVLLPDSGRGYLQKVYSDAWMRSYGFAAPDSETTVRDVLTGKLAPGTAGAMPDLVHAHPTDTVHDAIEIMREYGVSQLPVLTAEPPVVVGEVAGAVDERSLLDAVFAERAQLADPISKHLLPRLPQIGITESVDALLAALRDHDAMLVLEDAKPVGVITRTDLLTHLSKEA is encoded by the coding sequence ATGCGCTACGCAGAGTCGATCGTCGACACGATCGGTGACACCCCGCTCGTGAAGCTGACGAAGGTCACGGAGGGCATCGCCGCGACCGTGCTCGCCAAGGTCGAGTACCTCAACCCCGGCGGCTCCGTGAAGGACCGCATCGCGAGCGCGATGATCGACGACGCCGAGGCCAAGGGCCTGCTCGGCCCTGGCGGCACGATCGTCGAGCCGACCAGCGGCAACACCGGCGTCGGCCTCGCGCTCGTCGCGCAGCAGAAGGGCTACCGCTGCGTGTTCGTCTGCCCCGACAAGGTCTCGGAGGACAAGCTGGCGACGCTGCGCGCCTATGGGGCCGAGGTGGTCGTCACCCCGACCTCCGTCGCCCCCGACAGCCCCGAGAGCTACTACGGCGTCGCCAACCGCCTCACCGAAGAGATCGCGGGCGCCTACCAGCCCAACCAGTTCTTCAACCCGGCTGCGCCCGCCGCGCACGAGGCCACCACCGGCCCCGAGATCTGGCGCGACACCGACGGCCTGCTCACGCACTTCGTCGCAGGCATCGGCACCGGCGGCACGATCACCGGCACCGCCCGCTTCCTGAAGCGCGCATCCGAGGGCCGCGTCACCGTCATCGGCGCCGACCCCGAGGGCTCCATCTACTCCGGCGGCACCGGCCGCCCCTACCTCGTCGAGGGCGTCGGCGAGGACATGTGGCCGGGCAACTACGACCCGAGCGTCGTCGACGTGGTCTCTGCCGTCAACGACGCGGCGTCGTTCGCCATGACCCGCAGGCTCGCCCGCGAGGAGGGGCTGCTGGTCGGCGGCTCGAGCGGCATGGCCGTCGTCGCCGCGCTGCGTGCCGCGCAGCAGCTGCCCGCCGATGCCGTCGTCGTGGTGCTGCTGCCCGACTCCGGCCGCGGCTACCTGCAGAAGGTCTACTCCGACGCCTGGATGCGCTCCTACGGCTTCGCCGCGCCCGACAGCGAGACGACCGTGCGCGACGTGCTGACCGGCAAGCTCGCGCCCGGCACTGCCGGGGCCATGCCCGATCTCGTGCACGCGCATCCGACCGACACCGTGCACGACGCGATCGAGATCATGCGCGAGTACGGCGTCAGCCAGCTGCCGGTGCTCACCGCCGAGCCGCCCGTCGTCGTCGGCGAGGTCGCCGGCGCCGTCGACGAGCGCTCGCTGCTCGACGCGGTGTTCGCCGAGCGCGCGCAGCTCGCCGACCCCATCTCGAAGCACCTGCTGCCGAGGCTCCCGCAGATCGGCATCACGGAGTCGGTGGATGCGCTGCTCGCGGCACTGCGGGATCACGACGCGATGCTCGTGCTCGAGGACGCCAAGCCGGTCGGCGTCATCACGCGCACCGACCTGCTCACCCACCTGTCGAAGGAGGCATGA
- a CDS encoding cystathionine gamma-synthase, which translates to MTDPTGASADGFATRAIHDGQHFDPRTGAVIPPIFMSSTFVQDGVGGFRDGYEYSRGGNPSRDALQQQLASLEGGTHAFTFGSGLAGEDALLRAVLQPGDHVLMGNDVYGGTHRLVSQIHARWGVELSTADASDLDAVRAAIRPNTKILWVETPSNPLMKVADIPGLVEIGHAAGAIVVADNTFATPYLQQPLTLGADVVVHSTTKYIGGHSDLVGGAVVTADAALAERVGFQQFAVGAVNSPFDAWLTTRSLKTLAVRVERHCTNAQAVAESLVGHPAITAVHYPGLPDHPQHALAGRQMRGFGGMVSIQLAGGVPAVHELVGRTRLFQLAESLGGIESLVCYPSEMTHASVKGTELAVPEDLLRLSVGLEDAADLVADLRQALDSLKP; encoded by the coding sequence ATGACCGACCCCACCGGCGCATCCGCGGACGGCTTCGCCACCAGGGCGATCCACGACGGCCAGCACTTCGACCCGCGCACGGGCGCCGTCATCCCGCCGATCTTCATGAGCTCGACGTTCGTTCAGGACGGCGTCGGCGGCTTCCGCGACGGCTACGAGTACTCGCGCGGCGGCAATCCCAGCCGCGACGCCCTGCAGCAGCAGCTCGCGAGCCTGGAGGGCGGCACCCACGCGTTCACCTTCGGCTCCGGCCTGGCCGGCGAGGACGCCCTGCTGCGCGCCGTGCTGCAGCCCGGCGACCACGTGCTGATGGGCAACGACGTCTACGGTGGCACGCACCGCCTGGTCTCGCAGATCCACGCGCGGTGGGGTGTCGAGCTCTCGACGGCTGACGCCTCCGACCTCGACGCCGTGCGCGCGGCCATCCGCCCGAACACGAAGATCCTGTGGGTCGAGACGCCCTCGAATCCCCTCATGAAGGTGGCCGACATCCCGGGGCTCGTCGAGATCGGCCACGCGGCCGGTGCGATCGTCGTCGCCGACAACACCTTCGCGACGCCCTACCTGCAGCAGCCGCTCACGCTCGGTGCCGACGTGGTCGTGCACTCCACCACCAAGTACATCGGCGGGCACTCCGACCTCGTCGGCGGTGCCGTGGTGACGGCGGATGCGGCGCTCGCCGAGCGAGTCGGGTTCCAGCAGTTCGCGGTGGGCGCCGTGAACAGCCCGTTCGACGCCTGGCTCACCACCCGCTCGCTCAAGACGCTCGCCGTGCGAGTCGAGCGGCACTGCACCAATGCGCAGGCGGTCGCGGAGTCGCTCGTCGGCCACCCGGCGATCACCGCCGTGCACTATCCGGGCCTGCCCGACCACCCGCAGCACGCGCTGGCCGGGCGGCAGATGCGCGGCTTCGGAGGCATGGTCTCGATCCAGCTCGCGGGCGGTGTGCCCGCTGTGCACGAGCTGGTGGGGCGCACGCGACTGTTCCAGCTGGCGGAGTCGCTCGGCGGCATCGAGTCGCTCGTCTGCTACCCCTCGGAGATGACGCACGCATCCGTCAAGGGCACAGAGCTCGCCGTGCCGGAGGACCTGCTGCGGCTCTCGGTGGGCCTTGAGGACGCCGCCGACCTGGTGGCGGATCTGCGTCAGGCGCTCGACTCGCTCAAGCCCTGA
- a CDS encoding MFS transporter produces the protein MSALPDAAAATRSERLDRLPFTRKHGRLLGTAGIGWALDAMDVGLISFVIAALAQQWQLTSIETSWIASIGFVGMAIGATVGGLLADRIGRRSVFALTLLVYGIATGASALVGSIAALLVLRFVVGLGLGAELPVASTLISEFAPKRIRGRVVVWLEAFWAVGWIAAAVIGTFVVGTSDDGWRWGLAIGMAPAIFSIVVRWGMPESVRYLMSKGRVSEAERTVRSFEEAAGVPAPETASSDAAVPAPTGPRVSIWSPALRRRTLALWTVWFCINFSYYGAFIWIPSLLVAQGFDLVRSFEFTLIITVAQLPGYALSAFLIEKWGRRPTLTVFLVGSALAAAWYGTASTEAMIIAAGCALSFCNLGAWGALYAIGPELYPTNVRGTGTGAAAGFGRIASILAPLAVPFLIAGGGSVLLFGVFAAAFAIAAVAAWTLPEQRGKPLD, from the coding sequence ATGTCTGCCCTCCCCGACGCCGCCGCCGCGACCCGCTCAGAGCGGCTCGACCGGCTCCCCTTCACGCGCAAGCACGGCCGCCTGCTCGGCACCGCCGGCATCGGGTGGGCGCTCGACGCCATGGACGTCGGGCTCATCTCCTTCGTCATCGCCGCACTCGCGCAGCAGTGGCAGCTGACGAGCATCGAGACCAGCTGGATCGCCTCGATCGGCTTCGTCGGCATGGCGATCGGCGCGACCGTCGGCGGACTGCTCGCCGACCGCATCGGCCGCCGCAGCGTCTTCGCGCTCACGCTGCTCGTCTACGGCATCGCGACCGGCGCATCCGCCCTCGTCGGCTCGATCGCAGCGCTGCTGGTGCTGCGCTTCGTGGTGGGGCTCGGCCTGGGCGCCGAGCTTCCGGTGGCCTCGACCCTCATCAGCGAGTTCGCGCCCAAGCGGATCCGCGGCCGCGTGGTCGTCTGGCTCGAGGCGTTCTGGGCGGTGGGCTGGATCGCCGCCGCCGTGATCGGCACCTTCGTCGTCGGCACCTCAGACGACGGCTGGCGCTGGGGTCTCGCGATCGGCATGGCGCCCGCGATCTTCTCGATCGTGGTGCGCTGGGGCATGCCGGAGTCGGTGCGGTACCTGATGAGCAAGGGTCGCGTCTCGGAGGCCGAGCGCACCGTGCGCTCGTTCGAGGAGGCCGCCGGCGTGCCCGCACCAGAGACCGCGTCGTCGGATGCGGCGGTGCCGGCGCCGACGGGGCCCCGGGTCTCGATCTGGTCGCCAGCGCTCCGCCGCCGTACCCTCGCGCTCTGGACGGTCTGGTTCTGCATCAACTTCTCGTACTACGGCGCCTTCATCTGGATCCCGTCGCTGCTGGTCGCCCAGGGCTTCGATCTCGTGCGGTCGTTCGAGTTCACGCTCATCATCACCGTGGCGCAGCTGCCCGGCTACGCGCTCTCCGCGTTCCTGATCGAGAAGTGGGGCAGGCGGCCGACGCTCACCGTGTTCCTCGTCGGCTCCGCGCTCGCGGCTGCCTGGTACGGCACCGCCTCGACCGAGGCGATGATCATCGCGGCAGGCTGCGCGCTCTCGTTCTGCAACCTCGGCGCCTGGGGCGCGCTCTATGCCATCGGGCCGGAGCTCTACCCGACGAACGTGCGCGGCACCGGCACAGGCGCGGCCGCCGGCTTCGGCCGCATCGCGTCGATCCTCGCGCCGCTCGCGGTGCCCTTCCTGATCGCCGGCGGTGGCTCGGTCCTGCTGTTCGGCGTCTTCGCAGCAGCCTTCGCGATCGCCGCCGTCGCGGCATGGACGCTTCCCGAGCAGCGGGGCAAGCCGCTCGACTAG
- a CDS encoding SRPBCC domain-containing protein translates to MSERIEIPEEVERTSVEGFVMASADAVWQLWTTVDGLEQWWWPMFDDASYDVDARDDGLYRFTASSGGVGVQGRYLQLDEGKRMVLSWDWMSGYEDGERREDLVVVDFSELGDGTHVRVTLTGPLDELENMRDGWQDTLTRLEELLDD, encoded by the coding sequence ATGAGCGAGCGCATCGAGATCCCGGAAGAGGTGGAGCGCACCTCGGTCGAGGGCTTCGTCATGGCGTCGGCGGATGCGGTGTGGCAGCTGTGGACGACGGTCGACGGCCTCGAGCAGTGGTGGTGGCCGATGTTCGACGACGCCAGCTACGACGTGGACGCGCGGGACGACGGCCTGTACCGCTTCACTGCGTCGAGCGGCGGCGTCGGCGTGCAGGGGCGATACCTCCAGCTCGACGAGGGCAAGCGGATGGTGCTCAGCTGGGACTGGATGAGTGGCTACGAGGACGGGGAGCGCCGCGAGGATCTCGTGGTGGTCGACTTCTCCGAGCTCGGGGACGGCACGCACGTGCGCGTCACGCTCACCGGCCCGCTCGACGAGCTCGAGAACATGCGTGACGGCTGGCAGGACACGCTGACGCGGCTCGAGGAGCTGCTCGACGACTGA
- a CDS encoding metalloregulator ArsR/SmtB family transcription factor, with amino-acid sequence MVKSTVDGVAHAIASAPRRRLVGRLAEGPATMSELAEVLGITLPAIDKHVRVLEAAGLARKRRVGRQAIVTLEAGGLDLLADWATGMRAMWRARLSDFADHLQEEQP; translated from the coding sequence ATGGTGAAGTCAACGGTCGACGGCGTCGCGCACGCGATCGCCTCGGCGCCGCGCCGGCGGCTCGTCGGCCGCCTCGCCGAGGGTCCGGCGACCATGAGCGAGCTCGCCGAGGTGCTCGGCATCACGCTGCCGGCCATCGACAAGCACGTGCGGGTGCTCGAGGCCGCCGGCCTCGCCCGCAAGCGCAGGGTCGGCAGGCAGGCGATCGTCACGCTCGAAGCTGGCGGGCTCGACCTGCTCGCCGACTGGGCGACAGGCATGCGCGCGATGTGGCGTGCTCGCCTCAGCGACTTCGCCGACCACCTGCAGGAGGAGCAGCCATGA
- a CDS encoding SRPBCC domain-containing protein: MTETTIELSQHVQASRELAWAAWTEQDRLARWWWRQVPGTTIRADARVGGAYRFENVDAGFGVTGEYLEVLPLERLVFSWRWIDGGSVGEAVDTVTVTFTEEADGTRVTIEHVTDAAGVADYELGWRDTVAHLEAALA, translated from the coding sequence ATGACGGAGACCACCATCGAGCTCTCGCAGCACGTTCAGGCATCCCGCGAGCTGGCGTGGGCGGCATGGACCGAGCAGGATCGCCTCGCCCGCTGGTGGTGGCGGCAGGTGCCCGGCACGACCATCCGTGCTGACGCGCGGGTCGGTGGCGCCTACCGGTTCGAGAACGTCGATGCGGGCTTCGGCGTGACGGGGGAGTACCTCGAGGTCCTGCCGCTCGAGCGGCTCGTCTTCAGCTGGCGCTGGATCGACGGCGGCTCCGTGGGCGAGGCCGTCGACACGGTCACGGTGACCTTCACCGAGGAGGCCGACGGCACGCGCGTCACGATCGAGCATGTGACGGATGCGGCGGGGGTCGCCGACTACGAGCTCGGCTGGCGCGACACGGTCGCGCACCTCGAGGCAGCGCTCGCCTGA
- a CDS encoding amidohydrolase produces MLIAIVNARVVPVVGDEFEGTILVRDGRIAELGTDVAVPADATVLDVEGAQVTPGLVDAHVHLGVHPEGDGAGASDTNEMTNPNTAGVRTLDAIDPFDEGFDLALAGGVTTVNVNPGSGNPIGGQATTLHTHGRIVDHMVLREPAGVKSALGENPKRVYGDKKVTPSTRLGTAKIIRDAFVAAQNYQRRHADPDNDKRHEVDLTLEALGKVLNREIPWRQHAHRADDIVTALRIQAEFGYDLVIDHGTEAHLVADLLAERGVPVLIGPLFTTKSKMELRGRSIANPGKLARAGVEISIITDHPVIPISFLVHQASLAVREGLDRETALRAITINPAKVLGVAEQVGSLEVGKRADIVVWSGDWMDPMARPRTVLIDGSVVFEHDATTGEERVASRVDVPLALAQG; encoded by the coding sequence ATGCTGATCGCCATCGTCAACGCCCGTGTCGTCCCTGTCGTGGGTGACGAGTTCGAGGGCACGATCCTCGTGCGCGACGGCCGCATCGCCGAGCTGGGCACCGACGTGGCCGTGCCCGCCGACGCCACCGTGCTCGATGTCGAGGGAGCGCAGGTGACGCCCGGCCTCGTCGACGCGCACGTGCACCTCGGCGTGCACCCCGAGGGCGACGGGGCCGGCGCGAGCGACACGAACGAGATGACCAACCCCAACACCGCCGGCGTGCGCACGCTCGACGCGATCGACCCCTTCGACGAGGGCTTCGATCTGGCGCTCGCGGGCGGCGTGACGACCGTCAACGTCAACCCCGGCTCCGGCAACCCGATCGGCGGCCAGGCCACCACGCTCCACACACACGGGCGCATCGTCGACCACATGGTGCTGCGCGAGCCCGCCGGCGTGAAGAGCGCCCTCGGCGAGAACCCCAAGCGCGTCTACGGCGACAAGAAGGTCACGCCCTCGACCCGCCTCGGCACGGCGAAGATCATTCGCGACGCCTTCGTCGCCGCGCAGAACTACCAGCGCCGCCACGCAGACCCCGACAACGACAAGCGCCACGAGGTCGACCTCACGCTCGAGGCGCTCGGCAAGGTCCTGAATCGCGAGATCCCGTGGCGCCAGCACGCCCACCGCGCCGACGACATCGTGACGGCCCTGCGCATCCAGGCCGAGTTCGGCTACGACCTCGTCATCGACCATGGCACCGAGGCGCACCTCGTCGCAGACCTGCTCGCCGAGCGCGGCGTGCCGGTGCTGATCGGTCCGCTCTTCACCACCAAGTCGAAGATGGAGCTGCGCGGCCGGTCGATCGCCAATCCCGGCAAGCTCGCCAGGGCGGGCGTCGAGATCTCGATCATCACCGACCACCCGGTGATCCCGATCTCGTTCCTCGTGCACCAGGCATCCCTCGCCGTGCGCGAGGGCCTCGACCGCGAGACGGCGCTGCGCGCCATCACCATCAACCCGGCGAAGGTGCTGGGCGTCGCCGAGCAGGTCGGCTCGCTCGAGGTCGGCAAGCGCGCCGACATCGTGGTGTGGAGCGGCGACTGGATGGACCCGATGGCGCGCCCGCGCACGGTGCTGATCGACGGCAGCGTGGTCTTCGAGCACGACGCGACGACCGGCGAGGAGCGCGTCGCATCGCGCGTCGACGTGCCCCTCGCACTCGCCCAGGGGTGA
- a CDS encoding multidrug effflux MFS transporter, translating into MSAAPGAEFSRRHRVSTLIVLGLLAGLGPFTIDLYLPAFPALKADFGTSDAAVQLTLSATTLGFAFGQLVVGPLSDRIGRRRPLLIATSVHVLASVAVAMAPDIVTLMLMRVVQGFGAAAGTVVAMAMVRDLFGGKQLTTALSRLALVIGIAPIAAPVLGSWLVGFLHWRGLFWILAGYAVLVIVLQLVFLRETLPPHLRHSSGHSTLGQRYRAVLTDRVFIGVAVIGASIFGGMFAYISTASLLLQQVYGFTPGEFGLIFAICSVGVLIGTQTAGRAANRFGPQWVLAVSTALLVLSASGIIVLDAAGLGVAGMVPPLVVFAFAFGLSMPCVQTLALASHPREAGTAASLLGALNMSIAGLVSPIVGLFTISNAIPMGSIMLICGVLAACSLWFVVRPRTVPPIE; encoded by the coding sequence GTGAGCGCCGCCCCCGGAGCCGAGTTCAGCAGGCGCCACCGCGTCTCGACGCTGATCGTGCTCGGCCTGCTCGCCGGGCTCGGGCCGTTCACCATCGACCTCTACCTGCCGGCCTTCCCCGCGTTGAAGGCCGACTTCGGAACGTCGGATGCGGCCGTGCAGCTGACGCTGTCGGCCACGACCCTGGGATTCGCGTTCGGGCAGCTCGTGGTGGGGCCGCTCTCCGACCGGATCGGCCGCCGCAGGCCGCTGCTGATCGCCACGAGCGTGCACGTGCTCGCGAGCGTCGCCGTCGCGATGGCGCCCGACATCGTGACGCTCATGCTCATGCGCGTCGTGCAGGGCTTCGGTGCCGCCGCGGGCACGGTGGTCGCGATGGCCATGGTGCGCGACCTGTTCGGCGGCAAGCAGCTGACCACGGCGCTGTCACGGCTGGCGCTCGTGATCGGCATCGCACCGATCGCTGCGCCCGTGCTCGGCTCCTGGCTGGTCGGGTTCCTGCACTGGCGCGGCCTCTTCTGGATCCTGGCGGGCTATGCGGTGCTCGTGATCGTGCTGCAGCTGGTGTTCCTGCGCGAGACGCTGCCGCCGCACCTGCGGCACTCGTCCGGCCACTCCACGCTCGGCCAGCGCTATCGGGCGGTGCTGACCGACCGCGTCTTCATCGGCGTCGCTGTCATCGGCGCGAGCATCTTCGGCGGCATGTTCGCCTACATCTCCACGGCGTCCCTGCTGCTGCAGCAGGTCTACGGCTTCACCCCAGGCGAGTTCGGCCTGATCTTCGCGATCTGCTCGGTGGGCGTGCTCATCGGGACGCAGACCGCTGGCCGCGCGGCCAATCGCTTCGGCCCGCAGTGGGTGCTGGCGGTCTCCACCGCGCTGCTCGTGCTCTCGGCATCCGGCATCATCGTGCTCGACGCCGCCGGGCTCGGCGTCGCAGGCATGGTGCCACCGCTGGTGGTGTTCGCCTTCGCGTTCGGGCTGTCGATGCCGTGCGTGCAGACGCTGGCGCTCGCGAGCCATCCGCGCGAGGCGGGCACGGCGGCGTCCCTGCTGGGCGCGCTCAACATGTCGATCGCCGGCCTCGTCAGCCCGATCGTCGGGCTGTTCACGATCTCGAACGCGATCCCGATGGGCTCGATCATGCTCATCTGCGGCGTGCTGGCGGCCTGCTCGCTCTGGTTCGTCGTACGACCGAGGACCGTGCCGCCGATCGAGTGA